The following are encoded in a window of Thunnus albacares chromosome 9, fThuAlb1.1, whole genome shotgun sequence genomic DNA:
- the lurap1 gene encoding leucine rich adaptor protein 1: MTTTMDEGIAASETIPDLKDIEVKIGRKTPEGLLRWMREEASSIRGDAKLATAHDTSKDTGKKSLDEKIKKLKMEMAHLRSVDVKILQQLLAVHEGIEAVKWLLEERSTLTSRCSSLTSSQYSLGEGPDTSWRGSWSSLQDPNDKLDNISIGSYLDTLADDMDEYCPSSSESVICSSTPLVLEAAAGGRIAGGPGAMVTAAMTGVKSIGAGAGSGVGIGIRAGVNENGTVAGNGTEVKTGPGTMVISAVIGTGIAGTGTGKPAIPGSSPKAKSEGSKQDPAVWTKAAETGKGSLVSKNNTLTQSIKANGILEKTTTQTGSPTRPCLSEKLGTSQSPKLKPYKNGKIDLDTCKMNGKMHLEYDAHWRWVQSQEDVTFL; the protein is encoded by the exons ATGACCACGACAATGGATGAAGGCATTGCTGCCAGCGAGACCATCCCAGATCTGAAAGACATAGAGGTGAAAATCGGCCGGAAGACCCCCGAGGGTTTGCTCAGGTGGATGCGGGAGGAGGCGTCCTCTATCCGGGGAGATGCCAAGCTGGCCACCGCGCACGATACCAGTAAGGATACGGGGAAGAAGAGTTTGGATGAAAAGATCAAGAAATTGAAGATGGAGATG GCCCACTTGCGTTCGGTGGACGTGAAGATCCTGCAGCAGTTGTTGGCAGTTCACGAGGGCATCGAGGCGGTGAAGTGGCTGCTGGAGGAGCGCAGCACACTGACGAGCCGCTGCAGCAGCCTGACCAGCAGTCAGTACAGCCTGGGTGAGGGCCCTGACACTTCCTGGAGAGGCTCCTGGAGCAGCCTGCAGGACCCCAACGACAAGCTGGACAACATCTCTATCGGCAGCTACTTGGACACCCTGGCGGATGACATGGATGAGTACTGCCCCTCCAGCTCGGAGTCGGTCATCTGCTCCTCCACACCACTGGTCTTAGAGGCTGCTGCTGGGGGCCGGATAGCGGGAGGCCCCGGGGCCATGGTTACTGCGGCTATGACTGGAGTGAAGTCTATTGGTGCCGGGGCTGGAAGTGGAGTTGGAATAGGGATTCGGGCTGGGGTAAATGAGAATGGAACTGTGGCTGGAAATGGGACAGAGGTGAAAACTGGACCTGGGACTATGGTTATCAGTGCTGTCATTGGGACTGGTATTGCTGGGACTGGAACAGGGAAACCAGCAATTCCTGGCAGCTCTCCTAAAGCCAAGTCTGAGGGGTCCAAGCAAGATCCTGCAGTCTGGACCAAGGCTGCAGAGACCGGTAAGGGAAGCCTTGTTTCTAAGAACAATACTCTGACACAATCCATTAAGGCTAATGGCATCCTGGAAAAAACAACTACACAAACAGGCAGCCCAACCCGCCCCTGCCTCAGCGAGAAACTGGGGACGAGCCAGAGCCCTAAACTCAAACCTTACAAAAATGGAAAGATTGACTTGGATACTTGCAAAATGAACGGTAAAATGCATCTGGAGTACGACGCGCACTGGCGGTGGGTGCAGTCACAAGAAGATGTGACTTTTTTGTAA